One segment of Pasteurella skyensis DNA contains the following:
- a CDS encoding helix-turn-helix domain-containing protein: protein MRFDFYTPSEISQILGQRLKQHRLHQNLTQAQLAEQIGVGVSTVVRIESGKGGTLENVLHIAIGLGLINEFADLFDYKPKTVEEVIQKYAPRQRASGK, encoded by the coding sequence ATGCGCTTTGATTTTTATACACCAAGTGAAATTAGCCAAATATTAGGGCAACGTCTTAAACAGCATCGTTTACATCAGAATTTAACCCAAGCACAACTTGCTGAGCAAATCGGTGTTGGGGTGAGTACAGTTGTAAGAATTGAATCGGGCAAAGGAGGAACATTAGAAAATGTTCTTCATATTGCGATTGGATTAGGTTTAATTAATGAGTTTGCTGACTTATTTGATTATAAACCAAAAACGGTAGAAGAAGTGATTCAGAAATATGCACCACGTCAACGTGCATCTGGGAAATAA